One segment of Fimbriimonadales bacterium DNA contains the following:
- a CDS encoding PspC domain-containing protein, producing the protein MKRLYRSPEEKKIAGVCSGLGEYFDVDPVFFRVGFVVLVFAGGTGVIAYLAMAFLVPIKGRDLSPVRAPRLHLSRSDRKIAGVCGGLGEHLDIDPVFLRVLFVVLAFMAGLGIILYLVLWLALPSEEPQEFRPGQRDGG; encoded by the coding sequence AAGAAAATCGCGGGGGTATGCAGCGGGTTGGGTGAATACTTCGATGTGGACCCGGTTTTCTTCCGGGTAGGGTTTGTCGTGCTTGTGTTTGCGGGTGGAACCGGCGTGATTGCCTATCTCGCGATGGCGTTCCTGGTGCCGATCAAAGGCCGCGACCTGTCCCCTGTCAGGGCACCGAGACTGCATCTTTCAAGATCGGATCGCAAGATCGCCGGCGTGTGCGGCGGGCTCGGAGAGCATCTCGACATCGATCCCGTCTTTCTCAGGGTTCTATTCGTTGTCCTCGCATTCATGGCCGGCCTCGGAATCATCCTGTACCTCGTTCTGTGGCTGGCATTGCCCTCGGAAGAGCCGCAAGAATTCCGTCCCGGCCAGCGTGATGGCGGCTAG